The Kogia breviceps isolate mKogBre1 chromosome 19, mKogBre1 haplotype 1, whole genome shotgun sequence genome contains the following window.
TGAAGTGCAGAGTGGGGCTGGTACTGAATCGGGGGGGGGGTGTCATTTGCTGAGGAGGGGGCACAGGGAGAGACACAGATCATGGGTTCAAGAGGTCCGTTTGGACGGTTGGTTTGAGATGTCCTTGAGATGTACGTGTGGAGATGACAAGGCTCTGGAATGCAGAGGAGGGGTTGGTGGGAGAAAGGAATCAGAGTGGCTGCTCAGTGCAGACAGTGTGGGATCACCCAGGCTGACTGCAGCGAGAGGAGAGGCACAGGCTCAGGCCTGGGCTTGAGGAACTCAGAAGTGCACCCGTGAAAGACACAGAGGGTCATGGGAAAACCAGGAGAGGGTGTTGTCCCAAAGGCAAAGGGACAGAGAGTTGCAAGGAGGGAGGGTCAGACTCTGGAGAAGCCAACTGGGATGGGACAGAAAAAGGTCCACTAGCTTCAGCAACGTGGAGGCCATTGGTGGACTTGGCAGATGAGTTCCAGGAGGTAATGCTGACAGTAGAAGCTGATTGGAGTgtgttggggggcgggggaagaaaGGGGACATAGAGAGGAAGGGCACTTGATGCGAGGGGAAAGATGGAAAGACACTCTCAGACTGGATGAGATTAATAATGGCAAATATCACAGGGAAGGATTCAGTTGAGAGAAGGTATCTGACGATGTGGAGGAGAGATACCTCTGAGAGGCTGGGATCGTGGAGTGACGGAAGGGTTGGCAGGCGGGAGAGGCTGGTGTGTGTGCTCCCTGGACAGGATGAGTTTAAGATCAGAGAACAGGAAGCCTGGCTTTAATGTGGAGGAATTTAGGATGATGTCGAGCCCCAGAGTGTGACAAGGGGTGAGAGCAGCTGAGGGGTCAAGGGGTGGTGAGGTGGTCATCTTCTTGAATAATGGAATCACATAAGATTGAGAAACATCTGGGTGAGAAGACCATGAGCCACAGCACGGGAAGAATGACGTGGAGCGCAGCCCCAGGCAGGAGGAGGCAGGACACCAGGTGGCTCCAGTCTCCAAGGAGGGAGGGGTCTTCCAGGGGAAAGATGGTCCAGAGCAAAATGGGGAGCCAGGCTACCAACCTCCTCTTGGTGGGAAGCAAAACAGCACCGCTTGGGAGTCCTTAGGGAAGCGGTGTCCACAGGGAGAGCCAGTTTAGAAGAGGAGGATCCAGGCTGAGGAGGGGTGGAAGGTGGGTCAGTGACCAAGAAGGTTGGAGATCTCCCAGGCTTGTGCAGAAGATGGATGGGTCTGGGTACTGCCTGGCAAAACCAGGAATGAGGGGCATTGCAGGTTCATTCCTCATGGTTAGTCTCTGAACAGGGTGGATCCTGGGCTGAATggaccctggcctgggaggagccGCACAGCGACCTCATAAGGAGGAAACTCTTGTTCCCATTTGACAagtaaggaaatggaggcacagtcATAGAGGGGTTAAGTAATTTACTCAAGGTCAGGGAGCATAACCACTTATTACTAAGTGATTATTAAGTGCAAACCTTAGAGCAGTTTTGAATGATGTCAGTCTGACTCCTAAGTAGATGCTCTTGTCCACTCTGCCTGTAACAGGTACAGTAGGACTGACTCCCTCCAAAAGAACAAAGCagctcctttccccacccccaccttagGAAGGAGACCAGCACTGTGTCCTCCCCCACCAGCTGTGCTGTTTCTGGCCTATGGAAGGCCATTTTACCCCAGGCCTTTGGCCTGCTGCCTGCAGAGCCAGACCCTGAGCACAGAAGACACATCAGTGCCCAGTGGTTGGAGAGCATTGAGTAGAAGAGAAGTGAGGGTCACCATGGTGGCTCTCAGAATGAGGTACCAGGCCCTGTGCCTCCCCTTGGTTTCTCAGACCCCACACAATCCCCCCAGGAGGGATCATGGCTGAAATTGAGTTTCTTGCCAGTCCTGGTGAAAAGACGAGAGGAGTAAGAGCCAGATGTAACGTGATTCAGTAAAACAAAGGATCGTGGGGGCTCTTGGATCTGGCTTGCCTGCCCGAGTTCTGAGCTCCTGGAGGCTGCGGGCTTAGCAATTCTTGAATCCCTCCCAGATGAGCCTAGCACTGTCCACAGCAGCCAGTCACTATTTGTGAATTACATCTGGGGCCCAGGGTGGGAGCTCAGAGCTGTGGAGCCAGATCCCCTGACTCTGAATCGCAGCCCCACTCTGctagctttgtgactttgagcatgccacttaacctctctgagcctcacctaTAAAGAGGGAGCAGGGCCGAGGGCTTTGCACTTGATCTAATGCTCTGCTGCTCCCGTTTCGATATTCTTAACCCaattttgaacaaggggccccaCGTTTTCATTTTGCACAAATTGTGTAGCCATTCCTCAGTGGGAGTAATATTATCTACCTCAGAACATTgatgcaaggattaaatgaaataagctgTCTGAAGTGCTTAGCTCATAACGAGTGCGCAAGGGAACAACTGTCTATTGTCCCTTGCTATTAGATCATCCCCCGCGCCGATGTGTGATaaatggttgaatgaatgagagtCTGGGGAGCATGTGGAAGCGAAGGTGCCAGGCTGAGGGTGCTGTAGAGGAAGTGGGGGCATTTTTGTGCCCCACATTGTGGAGCAGTCGTTCCCACGGCAGCCGGTGATTCGTGCTGTGGTCCGGGCCTGGCCGCCACGCCCGGCAAAAAGTCCACTTGGTGAGACCTGAGGACGCGGGTTCCAGTCTTTATCACGAGGCGTGGTCTCGGCCCCAGTGAAGTCGTCAGTCTCCATTTCCAGGAGCTGCAAACAGTCTTCGGAGGCTGGCGAGCAGCACCTACGCCGGCCTCGGGGCAGACTGTCAGCCTTCCTTCCTGTCCGGGGTGAGTCCTGGCGTGGCAGCCCCGCCCCGCTCACGTCAGGGGGCGTGGCCTCACGCGCACGCGCCGGCCCGCCCGAGGCGGGGGCGTTGCTCAAAGAAAAGGGTTGGTGTTGGCCTGCTGGGGTTGGTTGAGCATCCCGGCGGAGCCTGAGATGGGCAGCAGTGGCTGCGGCAGGCTCCCGGGGGACGGCGGCGTGAAGGCGCGGGCTTGGGGGAAGACGCTGACCGAGGCGGGGAGGGTCACGCCGGCCGGCACGCTGCTGAGCGGCAGGGGCAGGGAGGCGCTGTAGGTCATGGAGCCGCCGACCGGCCCACAGGCCGCCAGGCCCAGCGCCGGCGACCCTGTGCGCATCTGGTTCAGGGTCGGCCTGCCCTGGTCGCCCCCGCCGAAAGGGTTGGTGGGGGATGGAGTGCTGAAACCTGCGGAACGAGATTGGGTTGGGGGACTTGGTGCGGGCCAGGGGCACCTAGCCCTAAGTGGGGAGGGGGCAAGGTGGCCGGATCTGGGGTCTTAGAAATAGGGAAGAGCtaagatttttagggcagggtctgggctctgaaggaagagacagagagagagaaggggacccCAGTGTAGAGACCCAGCAGGGACGAGGGGGTGTCCTACCTGTTAGGAAGGGGTTCCGGGTCTTTGCAGCCTGGGGCGCCTTGACTAATGAGTCAAGGTTGACCAAGGAGGAGGCCGAGGGGCCCAGGAAGGACTCAGGAGTCCGGCGCGCTGGGGTGTCCTTGCTGGGCTGGGTTAGTGCTTCCCCCAGCACATCCAGGTCAAAGGCATCTGGCTCCTTTGTGCCATTTTGCTTGGAACTGGGGTCGGGGTCTCCAAACAGGTCCAGCTCTGGAACAGAAATGATAAGAGCTCACTGGTAGGGAGAGGGAGTGGTCTCTGTGAGAGGAAGAAGGCAGAGGCCAGCTCTGGGTGGGCCCCTCTTACCCCGGTGCTGCACATTCCCTGACTCCTCTGCTTACCCACAGGACTGCTGGGCTTcccagagggcagggcctgggcacaCTCTAGCCCCTCCTTGGTCTCTGTGGATACTGGAGGCTTGGCAAATGGGTCAAAGGTCGAGGTACCATCTAGCACTAGCcaaggaggaaaagggagatgagATGGGTTGGCAAAAGGGCAGGCACTGGACTGATCCCTTTCCAGGCAAGCTGCCCTCTTAACACAGGATCTCTTGCCCCTTGGCACTGGAGGTAAGGGGACCCAGCGGTCCTCCATCCCCTCACCCACACCCCCTGGCCCTCCACTTACCAGGTGTGTTGGAGGTCTCCACCGAGGCCCCCCAGGGGTCAGCCCCAGTGTTGGAGAGTTTGTGGTGGGGTGAGTTCTGTGCCCAGGAGTCTGTGGGGGGTGGTCCAGCAGGCAGCACTGGGGTCCGGCCCCAGGGCTCAGAGGAGGAGAACATAGGGGACAAGTTCCAGGGTTGGCTTTGGGACAGGATGCTTCCTGAGCGGACTGGAGACCAGGGGTCTGCCGAAGGGCCCCAGGACGAGCCACTGGGCTCTGTGTTGGGCCTGAGACCTGAAATGGGGACAGCACAGATGTGACCCCGGGCCCACTCAAAGCCCCAGTGCAGGGCCTTCCCAGTTACCCAGACCAATTTGGGAGGCCAAgggacccatttcacagatgggatgCTGACTCAGGACTACCCAGCAAGCTGGAGCCCATATTCAGCAAGTTACTCCAGGATTCTGGACCCCCCAGGCATAGGCAGCTCAGGCCACATTCCCAGTCAGGCACAGGCTGGGCCAGAAAACCCAGGGTGACCAGAAGCAACAAGAGAACGTTTCTGAGTGTCCCATGAGCTGAGTTCCTCAGATGTGCCCCCTCCCTCACTACAACCCCAAGacacagaggaaactgaggctcagagaggtgcagtGCTTGCCCAGTGGCCCTCAGCTATGGGGAGGGGATGCCAGCAAGTGGCTGGGAAGGAAGGGGCTCTCTGGGGCCAGCCTGAGAGCCCCTTACAGCCCTGCATGCCCACCTGGGATGTCCCATGGGTCCGCAGAACAGTGTGTGGAAGGCAGGGCCGGGGCTGGTGTGAAGATGTCCACCAAGTCCAGGATGGAGGACTGCTGGGGGCAGAGGCAACCATGCTCAGGAGAGGGTGGGACCTGGAGGAAGGGCGGGCCCTGACCTGTCATCCTCACCCCAGCTCATTCTCTcctttattcattccacaaacatccATTAATGGTCCCTTGCCTCTGCACAGTGCTTTCCAGTttatgtttcctcatctgtttagTGTCTGATCTTCATAACAACCTGTGCTGTGGGGAGGGAAGATGGTGgggtgcccattttacagatgtgccagctggagcccagagaggggaatCAAACTGCATAAAGCCACGTAGCCAGGGAGAGGCGGAGCTGGGATAGAAGGCAGGCCTGCCCAACCCTTTCCTCAGCTGTCCTGCCCCTCAGCCCATCAGTGGTAAGAAACATTTTATGATGAGCCTACTTCTACAAGTCAGTGTCCACGAAAAATTGGCCACAATGAACATTGGCGGAAAGGGTACAGAGACACCTCAGGGATAGCATGGACAGCTTTGGAAGGTCGCCTTGCTACCAATAGCTACCCACTCCTCCCTCTTGGAAAGTGTGTGTATGAGCCCAAGATGTTTTCAGCACCATATGCCTGAGGCCACCCCCAGTCTTGATCCATAGTATCATATGGTCCTAGAATGTCAGAGCCAGAACTGTCCAACAAGCCCActgtacagaggaggaaactgaggccaagacaGTGACAATGTGGCCAAGTCATTAAGTGGCAGCAAATCCAGAATCCAAATCCAGGAATCTCAGATCAGGATTCTTAGCATCCCACTTTGCCATCAGTTCAGTCATCAGCCCATGCATGATGGGATTTGGGTCTGCTAAACCCCCTCCACCCCTATTTTCATTGAATTAACACTACTTAGTGCCCACTAGATACCAAGCACTGTTCTACattctttacaaatatttaaCACGACTCATTTCCCAGGCTCTGCCAGCCCACAGCCCCCAGTCCCCTCTACCTGGGTGGTTTTCagcttctcctcctctctctcttctctctcggGCTCTTTGTCCTGACGACGGTGGGGTCCGGCCCTAGCACCATTGGCCACAGAGGAGTCATCTCCCCGCCAGGACCTCACCTCCTGCAGAAGGCACAGGAGCGAGGAAAGCATGAGCAGCGCAGGCTGGACTTGAGGGGACCCTGGCTGGGGTCAAGAAGAGTGTAGGGTGGGAGGCGCCGAGAGGTCAGGGGCAGCAGGACCACCACGGGAGGGGGAAGAGCCTGGTTAGTGCCCGCGTAGCACCTCCACCAgtaccagcaccagcaccagcaccagcacAGGAGGCTTGGCCCACTACCTTCTCCTGCTCCTGCCGGCTCAGGTGCAGAGCCAGCTGCAGCTGCAGGTCCTCGTCCCTGTGGGAGGCTGGGGGGACCGGctgcgagggagggagacaggggtGAACTTGGCCCAGTGCTCCCACTCCTGGGCCGAAGGGCAGCATCGCCCTGTGCCAGTAAGGGCGGTGGAGAGAGAAATGCCCATCCTGAGTGGGTGTGGGCAGCCTGCCCCCAGACAGCAGTATGGGTGTGGTCTTCTCCCTGCCCGGATCTGGATCTGAGATGCAGTTTAAAAATCAAGAAGATTCATCCTTCTCTTCTGGGTCCCCTGAGTGCTCTCCAAGCCCTGCTGTGCGAGGCCAGCCGTGTCCTGCCAGGTCTGCCTGGATCCACAGAGGCGATGGCGGAGAGGAGGCTATCAGGGAGGCTGTCCCTGCCCCCCATAAGGACAGCTGATGGGGGGGCAGCATATTTCTGTGTCTCCTTGGAAGGTGTCTGTCAGCACACTCACCCCTTCCCCTCCATGAGGCGATAGCAGGCCCATGAGACAAACAGTGCTGCCaacctaccacacacacactaccCCTTCCAGGCCCAGCTAGAgagaactgggggtggggagccagACCCAATCCCAGTAACCCAACCCAAGGCACACAGGCGCTGTGCTGTCCTTGGGAGCAGGACTAGGGCTTTGGGGACCAGAGTAGGGGAGCCTAAGAATCAAAGGTGTGGGGCATCCAGGCACTCACCCCGCCTCCAGTCCCCTCCGCCCCCTGGCTGCCCCAGGAGGCGCCTTACCTTCTCAGCCTCCTCGCGGCTCATGGCCAGGGCCAGCTGCAGCTGCAGCTCCTCTTCTCCTGACGTCTGGGGCCGGGCCTGCTCTAGGTCGGAGGTGTAGCGGGGGGATGAGGAGGAGGCTGCAACGATCAACCATCCATCGTGGCTTCCGTCACCACATAGGTACCCATAggcttccctgccccccacctgccaggaagctgaggctcagagagggaaactgaggggGAAGGAAACAAGTGGCAGTCGCGGGCCCTAGAGGACCAGGCAGTGTGCTTGGCACTTTCTGTAAGGTTTCCATTCCACCCCGATAAAAGAGGCCAATCCCTCCTTTACAGACTCGCAACAGCTCTGAGGGGTGCCTGGCTAGGGTCCTGCAGcaagacttgaacccaggtcccctgactCAAGTTCCTGGACTCTTACAGCTGCACCGCATGCAGCTTGGGGTCAAGTGCAGTGGCAGGGTGAGAGGTTCCAGTCACTCAAGGTCACAGCTCTCCAAGCTCTCAGCATCCTGTCAAGGAGGGCCATCCTGAGCGCCCCTCAGATCAGGAAAGTGCCTCCCTTCGAGAGTAGGAGAGTTGAGAATGCTCTGCAGCCGGCCCCATTTTCAAGGGCAGTGCCCTCGAGTGGGGGGATCAAGACAGTGCCCTGTCTGTGCGCAGGGCCGtggtctcatttaattctcagattGAACAACTGAGGCAAATAAAATtatccctactttacagatgaggaaactgaggtccataGAGCTGGTTGTCTAGATCACATGGCTCAGAAGGGGCAGAATAAGGACAGCTACTCCAGAGCCTATGCTTCTACCACCACGGCCCCACCAGACAGCGAATTAACGATAACAAACCTATCATAACATCATTGTTCGCACTGACTTGtcgggcacctactatgtgcggGCCTTGGGCCTGCATGTCACCCTCTTTATCTCACGGAATCCTCAGACATCCCTCTGAGGTGGGGATTCTTATCCACAGCTGGGGTCACAGAGCCAGGGTCAGAACTCGGCCTGCCTCCCTGTCCCCATCCACGCCCTGGGCTCACTCACAGTTGTAGGAGGACGGGGAACCGCGGGTACGGCTGAAGCCCAGCTGCCCGCTGCCGATGCCCGTGCCCTCCAACGCCATGCGCTCCTTGGTCTTGAGGGCGTGGGTCCGCTCCTGCCGGAGGCGCTCCTCATCCTTGAGCAGGGCCATCACCTGCTTGACCTTCTCGCGCACGTTGACACCCTGGTCCTTGCCATCGCGGTCGATGTACTGGAAGTCCTTGAGCGTCTGGATGGTGTAGAGGTTCTCCCGGCACTGGTGGGCCACCCGCTCGGAGCCTGTCTTGAGCAGGTAGTCCAGCAGCGTCAGCGCCTTGTACACGTGCCGC
Protein-coding sequences here:
- the EPN3 gene encoding epsin-3 yields the protein MTTSALRRQVKNIVHNYSEAEIKVREATSNDPWGPPSSLMSEIADLTFNTVAFAEVMGMLWRRLNDSGKNWRHVYKALTLLDYLLKTGSERVAHQCRENLYTIQTLKDFQYIDRDGKDQGVNVREKVKQVMALLKDEERLRQERTHALKTKERMALEGTGIGSGQLGFSRTRGSPSSYNSSSSSPRYTSDLEQARPQTSGEEELQLQLALAMSREEAEKPVPPASHRDEDLQLQLALHLSRQEQEKEVRSWRGDDSSVANGARAGPHRRQDKEPEREEREEEKLKTTQSSILDLVDIFTPAPALPSTHCSADPWDIPGLRPNTEPSGSSWGPSADPWSPVRSGSILSQSQPWNLSPMFSSSEPWGRTPVLPAGPPPTDSWAQNSPHHKLSNTGADPWGASVETSNTPDGTSTFDPFAKPPVSTETKEGLECAQALPSGKPSSPVELDLFGDPDPSSKQNGTKEPDAFDLDVLGEALTQPSKDTPARRTPESFLGPSASSLVNLDSLVKAPQAAKTRNPFLTGFSTPSPTNPFGGGDQGRPTLNQMRTGSPALGLAACGPVGGSMTYSASLPLPLSSVPAGVTLPASVSVFPQARAFTPPSPGSLPQPLLPISGSAGMLNQPQQANTNPFL